From a single Nicotiana tabacum cultivar K326 chromosome 8, ASM71507v2, whole genome shotgun sequence genomic region:
- the LOC107830803 gene encoding uncharacterized protein LOC107830803 isoform X1, with amino-acid sequence MIQSSAKVDPNTIHMLRRTQGEGEKQLDIQELQNCKKVKTNSVLPSTSVNQFLKKYGIQVGGEKYPDNHPENEVRFMSSPLIDEREIELDNFVAQDKVGDDEFIGDEDMNIDGAAGGTPEKKRVRGQTTCKNIHTRSFEKREEVTIDKGQAVGPTDRRVSDLTNFLGIIARNPRFIPLVHVVSKDVKQQMWEYVNFLIPAEGEKWVMTGLRDAGK; translated from the exons ATGATCCAATCATCTGCAAAGGTAGATCCTAACACTATACATATGCTTAGAAGAACGCAAGGTGAAGGAGAGAAACAACTTGATATTCAGGAGCTACAAAATTGCAAAAAGGTAAAGACAAACTCAGTCCTACCGTCGACGAGTGTTAAtcaatttctaaaaaaatatggGATACAAGTCGGTGGTGAAAAATATCCTGATAATCACCCAGAAAATGAAGTCAGATTTATGTCCTCTCCTCTTATTGATGAGCGTGAaatagaattggataattttgttgCACAAGATAAAGTTGGTGACGATGAATTTATTGGAGATGAGGACATGAACATCGATGGTGCTGCAGGTG GGACACCAGAGAAGAAAAGAGTTCGAGGGCAAACAACATGTAAGAATATTCATACAAGAAGTTTTGAAAAAAGAGAGGAGGTAACAATTGATAAAGGACAAGCAGTTGGACCAACTGACAGGAGAGTGTCTGATTTGACCAACTTTTTAGGAATAATTGCAAGGAATCCAAGATTTATCCCCTTGGTGCATGTTGTGTCAAAGGATGTTAAGCAACAAATGTGGGAATATGTCAAT TTCTTAATTCCAGCTGAAGGAGAGAAGTGGGTAATGACTGGTCTTCGTGATGCTGGGAAGTGA
- the LOC107830803 gene encoding uncharacterized protein LOC107830803 isoform X2 has protein sequence MIQSSAKVDPNTIHMLRRTQGEGEKQLDIQELQNCKKVKTNSVLPSTSVNQFLKKYGIQVGGEKYPDNHPENEVRFMSSPLIDEREIELDNFVAQDKVGDDEFIGDEDMNIDGAAGTPEKKRVRGQTTCKNIHTRSFEKREEVTIDKGQAVGPTDRRVSDLTNFLGIIARNPRFIPLVHVVSKDVKQQMWEYVNFLIPAEGEKWVMTGLRDAGK, from the exons ATGATCCAATCATCTGCAAAGGTAGATCCTAACACTATACATATGCTTAGAAGAACGCAAGGTGAAGGAGAGAAACAACTTGATATTCAGGAGCTACAAAATTGCAAAAAGGTAAAGACAAACTCAGTCCTACCGTCGACGAGTGTTAAtcaatttctaaaaaaatatggGATACAAGTCGGTGGTGAAAAATATCCTGATAATCACCCAGAAAATGAAGTCAGATTTATGTCCTCTCCTCTTATTGATGAGCGTGAaatagaattggataattttgttgCACAAGATAAAGTTGGTGACGATGAATTTATTGGAGATGAGGACATGAACATCGATGGTGCTGCAG GGACACCAGAGAAGAAAAGAGTTCGAGGGCAAACAACATGTAAGAATATTCATACAAGAAGTTTTGAAAAAAGAGAGGAGGTAACAATTGATAAAGGACAAGCAGTTGGACCAACTGACAGGAGAGTGTCTGATTTGACCAACTTTTTAGGAATAATTGCAAGGAATCCAAGATTTATCCCCTTGGTGCATGTTGTGTCAAAGGATGTTAAGCAACAAATGTGGGAATATGTCAAT TTCTTAATTCCAGCTGAAGGAGAGAAGTGGGTAATGACTGGTCTTCGTGATGCTGGGAAGTGA